The following coding sequences are from one Gossypium raimondii isolate GPD5lz chromosome 4, ASM2569854v1, whole genome shotgun sequence window:
- the LOC105767830 gene encoding thaumatin-like protein 1b — MLVMVLEFLSFSYIAESHMATLYTRNNCPFTVWPGTLTGAGIPQLSNTGFELAPQAWNAITVIAPWSGRLWARTQCSTSSGLFTCATANCGSGQVACNGVGAVPPATLVEFTLAPNGGQDFYDISLVDGFNLPISVTPQSGSGPNCTITSCSANVNAICPPELIVKASCGNAIACKSACLAFNQPKYCCSGEYNSPQKCEPTNYSMVFKNQCPQAYSYAYDDKTSIFTCSGAPNYLITFCP; from the coding sequence ATGCTTGTAATGGTTCtagaatttttatcattttcttataTTGCAGAGTCTCACATGGCAACTCTCTACACTAGAAACAACTGTCCATTCACTGTCTGGCCAGGAACACTTACTGGCGCTGGTATACCTCAATTGTCCAACACTGGGTTCGAGTTAGCCCCACAGGCATGGAATGCCATTACTGTTATTGCTCCTTGGTCAGGCAGACTCTGGGCTCGAACCCAATGCTCAACCTCCTCCGGATTGTTCACTTGTGCCACTGCAAACTGTGGGTCGGGCCAGGTTGCCTGCAATGGTGTAGGTGCTGTCCCTCCTGCAACCCTTGTAGAGTTCACTCTAGCACCAAATGGAGGACAAGATTTCTATGATATCAGCCTAGTAGATGGCTTTAACTTGCCGATTTCAGTAACCCCACAAAGCGGCTCGGGTCCAAACTGCACCATAACTAGCTGTTCGGCAAATGTGAATGCAATTTGCCCACCAGAGCTGATTGTTAAAGCATCTTGTGGGAATGCCATAGCCTGCAAAAGCGCATGCCTAGCTTTCAATCAGCCTAAGTACTGTTGCTCTGGTGAATATAATTCACCCCAGAAATGTGAACCCACAAATTACTCGATGGTTTTCAAGAACCAGTGCCCTCAGGCTTATAGTTACGCTTATGATGATAAAACTAGCATTTTTACCTGCTCTGGTGCACCTAATTACCTTATCACTTTCTGTCCATGA